One Candidatus Dormiibacterota bacterium genomic window carries:
- a CDS encoding ferredoxin family protein: protein MAYIITETCVDLKDKSCVDVCPVDCIIDGGAEDRMLYINPDECIDCGACVDPCPVAAIYPEDEVPPEQKKFIAWNFDYFKSDADKGRVRAEINAAYPEKRKTEA, encoded by the coding sequence ATGGCCTACATCATTACCGAGACCTGCGTCGACCTGAAGGACAAGTCCTGCGTCGACGTCTGCCCGGTCGACTGCATCATCGACGGCGGGGCCGAGGACCGGATGCTCTACATCAACCCAGATGAGTGCATCGACTGCGGCGCGTGCGTGGATCCCTGTCCGGTGGCGGCGATCTACCCGGAGGACGAGGTCCCACCGGAGCAAAAGAAGTTCATCGCCTGGAATTTTGACTATTTCAAGAGCGATGCCGACAAGGGTCGCGTTCGCGCCGAGATCAACGCCGCCTACCCGGAGAAGCGAAAGACCGAGGCCTGA